In the genome of Streptomyces sp. NBC_00433, the window CGAGCCGGCGGCGGGCATCTCGCCCGCCACCGGGAGCCGCCGCCCCAGCACCTCGACCTGGCCGTCCGGCGCCCGCAGCGCCGGGATACGGCTCATCGTGCCGATGAACTCGGCGACGAAGGCCGTCGCGGGCCGCGCGTACAACTCCGCCGGCTCCGCGACCTGTTCGAGCCGCCCGGCGCGCAGCACCGCGACCCGGTCGGCGATCGACAGGGCCTCCTCCTGGTCGTGCGTGACGAACAGGGTGGTGATCCCGAGGTCCTGCTGGAGCCGGCGGATCTCCTCGCGCAGCGCCAGCCGCACCTTGGCGTCGAGCGCCGACAGCGGCTCGTCCAGCAGCAGCACGCGCGGCTGGAGCGCCAGGGCGCGGGCGAGCGCCACCCGCTGCTGCTGCCCGCCTGACATCTGGTGCGGGAAGCGGTCGGCCAGCTGCCCGAGGCCCACCAGGTCGAGCAGTTCGGCCGCCCGGCGCTGCCGCTCCGCGCGGCCGGTGCCGCGCATCTTCAGCCCGAAGGCCACGTTGTCCACGGCCGAGAGGTGCGGGAAGAGGCTGTAGGACTGGAAGACCATGCCGGTGCCGCGCCGGTGGGCCGGCACCTTGGTGATGTCCTCGCCGTCGACCAGCACCTCGCCGGTGTCGGGGTGCTCGAACCCGGCGAGCATCCGCAGCGCGGTGGTCTTGCCGCAGCCCGACGGGCCGAGCAGCGCCAGGAGTTCGCCGGGCCTGGCGGTCAGGTCCAGGCCCTCCAGCGCGACCGTGGCCCCGAAGCTGCGGTGCAGGCCGCGGAATTCGACGGTGGCGCCGGCGGCCGCGCCGAGCGGGGGGCGGATGTCTACTGCGGTCGCGGTCACGGCTTCTCCTGGACGTCGGTCGGTGCCGCTGCGTCGCGGCGGTTTGAGCGCGCGGGACGCTGCGAGCGCCCGCGTCCGGCGGCGGCGAGCAGCAGCAACAGCACCCAGGTGAGCACCAGGCTGAGCACCGAGACCGACACCGAGACCTGGGCATTGCTGCCGCCCAGCGACACGATCCACACCGCGAACGGCTGGTAGCCGAGGATCGAGGCGACGGTGTATTCGCCGAGCACCAGCGCCAGGGTGATGAACGCGGTGTTGAGCAGGGCGCCGCGCAGGTTGGGCAGCACCACCTCGACGACGGTCCGCGGCCAGCTCGCCCCGCAGTTGCGGGCCGCCTCCACCAGCGTGGCGAGGTCCAGCGCGCGCAGCCCCGCGTCCAGCGTCCGGTAGGCCAGCGGCAGCGCCATCAGGACGTACGCGAGCAGCAGCACCACCGGGAAGTCCGGGTTCTGGATCTCGTTGAAGGTCTGGAAGAGCGGGGTGTTCGCGAAGTCGTCGGGGCCCCACCGCAGCACCGAGCTGATGCCCGCGGTCAGCGCCACCGCGGGCACCACCAGCGGCAGCGAGCAGAGCACCTCCACCAGCACCCGCAGCCGAGGCGCGGTCAGCCGTACCGCGACCAGCGCGGGCACGAGCAGCAGCAGCGTGACCGCGATGGTGGCGCCGGCCAGCTCCAGGGACAGCCGCACGCTGGTCCAGAAGCCCTCGGTGCCGAAGATGCCGGTGTACGAGCTGAGCGTGAAGCCCTCGCCCGGCACGTCCACGGTGAAGAGCACCGAGGCGGCCATCGGCCCGAGGAAGTAGACCACCGCGACCAGGCCGACGAGGCCGCGCCACAGCCGGGGGCGGCCGCGGCGGCGGGCAGCGGCGGGCGCGGCGGTGTCCGGCGCGGTGGCGGACGGGGTCAGCGCAGCCATCGCGCGCTCCTTCGCTGCAACGGGATGTAGACGGCCATCACCAGGCCGGCGATCACGATCATGTCCAGGCTCAGCGCGAGCGCCACATTGCCCTGGCCCGCCAGGACGTTGCCGGACAGGGCGTTGGCGATCTGCAGGGTGATCAGCGGCACCGAGCTGCCGACGATCGCGGCGGCGGTCGCGTACGCGGCGAAAGCGCTGCCGAACAGCAGCACGAACCCGCCGGCCAGTGACGGCGCCAGGACCGGCAGCGCCACGTGCGTCCAGTACTGCCGGGTGGTCGCGCCGCTGTTCTGCGCCGCCTCGCGCCACTGGGCCCGCAGGCCGTCGAGGGCGGGCGTGATGGTGAGCACCATCAGCGGCACCAGGAAGTACAGGTAGACGAGCGTCAGGCCGGTGAAGGAGTAGAGGCTCCAGCCGTGCGAGGTGAGGTCGAGCGAGCGGGTCAGCTCGCCGGAATTGCCGAGGGTGGCGACGAAGGCGAAGGCCAGCGGCACCCCGCCGAAGTTGGCGAGCACCCCGGAGGCGGCGAGCACGGCCTCGCGCAGCGCGCGGAAGCGCGAGGTCACCACCGCGTGGGCCAGCGGCAGTCCGAGCAGCACGCCGAGCGCGGCGGTGAGGGCGGACAGCTTGACGCTGCCCCAGAGCGCGGTGAGGTAGGCGCCGTGGACGGACCGGCTGATGTTGTCGGTGGTCCAGTGCACGCCGTCGGGCGAACCGGGCGCGGTCTTGAACGCGTTGGTGACGATCGCGAAGGCCGGCAGCCCGAAGACGACCGCCACGAAGACGATCAGGGGCAGGACGGCGAGCCAGCCGGTGGCACGCGGCCTGCGGCGGACGGCGCCCGAGCGCGGGGCGGGGGTGGCGGCAGCCGGGCCGCCGCCGGCCTCCTCGGGGGAGGGGCCGGCGGCGGTCGACGGCGTCGCGGCGCGAGCCGTGGTCATCTCGCGGTCAGCTCACGGCCTTGGCCCAGCCGGCGAGCACGGCCTTCTGTGCCGCGTCGGTCTGGGCGGAGGTCGGGAAGACCGGGGTGCCGGTCACCGCGGGGAGCGCCGCGGCGGCGGTCTGGTCGATGGTGCCCTTGGCGGCCATCGCGGTCATCTCGACCGGGCGCGAGAAGCCCTGGAGCCACAGGTTCTGGCCCTCGGGGCTGTAGAGGAACTCCTCCCACAGGCGGGCGGCGGCCGGGTGCGGGGCGTACTTGTTGATCGCCTGGCTGTAGTACTGGGCGTACTGGCCGTCGGAGGGCACCGAGACCTTCCAGTCCAGGCCCTTGGCGGCGAACTCCTTGGCGTAGCCGGCGTTCAGGTAGTCCCAGTCGATGCTGATCGGGGTCTCGCCCTTCTCGACGGTCGCCGGGGTGGACTCCACCGGGTTGAAGTTGCCGCTCGCCTTGAGCTTGTGGAAGAAGTCCAGGCCGGGCTGGATGTCGTCCAGCGAACCGCCGTTGGCGAGCGCCGCGGCGAAGACGCCGCCGAAGGCCGAGCCCGACTTGGTCGGGTCGCCGTTCAGCGCGACCTTGCCCTTGTACTCGGGCTTGAGCAGGTCGGCGAAGGTGGCGGGGCAGACCTGGACGTGCTTGGCGTCGCAGCCGATCGAGACGTAGCCGCCGTAGTCGTCGTAGCGCAGGCCGGTCGCGTCCTTCTGGCCGGCCGGGATGTCGTCCCAGGTGGTGACCTTGTAGGGGGCGAGGATGCCCTGCGAGGCGGCGCTGAGCGCGAAGGAGTTGCCGAGGTCCACCACGTCGGGGGCGCGGTCCTGGCCCTTGCGGGAGGTGATGGCGTTGATCTCGTCCTGGCTGGCGCCGTCGGGGTTCTCGTCGGCGACCTTGATGCCGTACTTCTTCTCGAAGGCGGCGATGAGGGCCTTGTAGTTGGCCCAGTCCGGCGGGAGGGCGATCGCGTTGAGGGTGCCCTCCTTCTTCGCGGCGGCGACGAGCGCGTCCATGCCGCCGAGGTCGGCGGCGGACGTCGCGGTCGCCGCGCTCTTGCCTCCGCCGGCACCGGAGCCCGCGGTGCCGGAGGAGGAGGACCCGCAGGCGGTCAGGGCGAGGGCCGCGGCGGTGAGTCCGACGGCCACGGCAGCGGCGCGGACACGGGGGGCAGTCACGGGAGGTTCCTCCTGAGGGAAACGGTCTTCGGGCAGCAGGGATGCGCCCGGCCGCCGTTGAATGCCAAAGGTTGGCTGTACAACTTCCGCCAGTACGCCCGACGCCGGTGGCGGGAAGATGAACGGCGACACTCCTGCCGGTGCATGGGGCAGGAATGTCGCCGTCCGGTTGCGGCCGGTCCGCTACGGGATGCCGCCCGGTGTCCACGAGCGGGTAGGGTCCAGCGGGGCGTCGGTGCGCCACCGTGTCGAGTCGGCCGAGGAGGGACCTTGCAGGGTGGCAGTGCGGGGCCCGTGAAGGGCACCCTCTACCGCGAGGTCGCGGCCGATCTGCGTCAGGCCATCGCCGCCGGCGCCTACGGCTCGGGCGGCCGGCTCCCCGCCGAGAGCACGCTGGCC includes:
- a CDS encoding extracellular solute-binding protein → MTAPRVRAAAVAVGLTAAALALTACGSSSSGTAGSGAGGGKSAATATSAADLGGMDALVAAAKKEGTLNAIALPPDWANYKALIAAFEKKYGIKVADENPDGASQDEINAITSRKGQDRAPDVVDLGNSFALSAASQGILAPYKVTTWDDIPAGQKDATGLRYDDYGGYVSIGCDAKHVQVCPATFADLLKPEYKGKVALNGDPTKSGSAFGGVFAAALANGGSLDDIQPGLDFFHKLKASGNFNPVESTPATVEKGETPISIDWDYLNAGYAKEFAAKGLDWKVSVPSDGQYAQYYSQAINKYAPHPAAARLWEEFLYSPEGQNLWLQGFSRPVEMTAMAAKGTIDQTAAAALPAVTGTPVFPTSAQTDAAQKAVLAGWAKAVS
- a CDS encoding ABC transporter ATP-binding protein, translated to MTATAVDIRPPLGAAAGATVEFRGLHRSFGATVALEGLDLTARPGELLALLGPSGCGKTTALRMLAGFEHPDTGEVLVDGEDITKVPAHRRGTGMVFQSYSLFPHLSAVDNVAFGLKMRGTGRAERQRRAAELLDLVGLGQLADRFPHQMSGGQQQRVALARALALQPRVLLLDEPLSALDAKVRLALREEIRRLQQDLGITTLFVTHDQEEALSIADRVAVLRAGRLEQVAEPAELYARPATAFVAEFIGTMSRIPALRAPDGQVEVLGRRLPVAGEMPAAGSLEALVRPEALRVSADPRGAATVVAASFLGAVTRLTVRLPDGAEAKADLPTEEAAALPVGSPAAVTLPDRPVLVAGRRP
- a CDS encoding ABC transporter permease subunit encodes the protein MAASVLFTVDVPGEGFTLSSYTGIFGTEGFWTSVRLSLELAGATIAVTLLLLVPALVAVRLTAPRLRVLVEVLCSLPLVVPAVALTAGISSVLRWGPDDFANTPLFQTFNEIQNPDFPVVLLLAYVLMALPLAYRTLDAGLRALDLATLVEAARNCGASWPRTVVEVVLPNLRGALLNTAFITLALVLGEYTVASILGYQPFAVWIVSLGGSNAQVSVSVSVLSLVLTWVLLLLLAAAGRGRSQRPARSNRRDAAAPTDVQEKP
- a CDS encoding ABC transporter permease; the encoded protein is MTTARAATPSTAAGPSPEEAGGGPAAATPAPRSGAVRRRPRATGWLAVLPLIVFVAVVFGLPAFAIVTNAFKTAPGSPDGVHWTTDNISRSVHGAYLTALWGSVKLSALTAALGVLLGLPLAHAVVTSRFRALREAVLAASGVLANFGGVPLAFAFVATLGNSGELTRSLDLTSHGWSLYSFTGLTLVYLYFLVPLMVLTITPALDGLRAQWREAAQNSGATTRQYWTHVALPVLAPSLAGGFVLLFGSAFAAYATAAAIVGSSVPLITLQIANALSGNVLAGQGNVALALSLDMIVIAGLVMAVYIPLQRRSARWLR